The following coding sequences are from one Nitrospiraceae bacterium window:
- a CDS encoding type II toxin-antitoxin system RelE/ParE family toxin — protein MTVVVFLPPAQEEMTEAARFYETESMGLGTEFLAEVERTVAAITSHPKAAPKVKQDIRRRLLKRFPFGILYAATMDEIVVLAVMHLRRRPGYWQDRLGSSNPSQ, from the coding sequence ATGACCGTCGTCGTGTTTCTTCCCCCCGCTCAGGAGGAAATGACGGAGGCGGCACGGTTTTATGAAACCGAATCAATGGGGTTAGGAACGGAATTTCTCGCTGAGGTTGAACGGACGGTTGCAGCAATCACCTCCCATCCAAAGGCCGCTCCGAAAGTAAAGCAGGACATCCGACGTCGTTTATTGAAGCGATTTCCTTTCGGCATCTTGTATGCCGCCACCATGGACGAAATCGTGGTCCTCGCCGTCATGCATCTCCGCCGCCGCCCCGGTTACTGGCAAGACCGCCTTGGCTCATCAAACCCATCACAGTAA
- the pafA gene encoding Pup--protein ligase, translating to MKQRIFGLENEYGLIFSPNGRIYLPMEKVLGYIFEGLIPNSWPSNAFLVNGARFYQDTGCHPEYSTPECDNILDLVVHDKAGERLLEACLPAAEERLREEGLSGEIYIFKNNTDSLGNTYGCHENFLMRRDVDFWKVTEQLIPFFVTRQIYTGAGKVLKVSGKPQFFISQRAQHIHEKTSSSTTSSRSIINTRDEPHADAERYRRLHIIVGDSNMSEYATYLKVGTAALVLSMIEEGFTVHGMELEDPVKAIREISRDATLKRKIKLDDGRQMTAIEIQRVYLDRAQDYLAQQDHDPIHDDVFERWASMLDRLEDDPMQLVREVDWITKKHLIQSYADKKGCGWDDPRVFLLDLQFHDVKRTRGLYYLMESRGLIERIVGEESVQRAMSTPPQTTRAKVRGDFIRFARAKNRSYTVDWTYLKLNGYWEETILCMDPFSAVNRRVDELVSQVSGLRFYR from the coding sequence ATGAAACAGCGGATCTTCGGCCTGGAGAATGAGTATGGCCTGATCTTCTCCCCGAACGGCCGCATCTATCTGCCGATGGAGAAGGTGCTGGGTTATATCTTCGAAGGCCTGATCCCCAACAGCTGGCCCTCCAACGCGTTCCTCGTCAATGGCGCGCGGTTCTACCAGGATACGGGGTGCCATCCGGAGTATTCGACGCCGGAATGCGACAACATCCTCGATCTCGTCGTGCACGACAAGGCCGGAGAGCGGCTGCTCGAAGCGTGTCTGCCGGCGGCGGAGGAACGGCTGCGCGAGGAAGGCCTCTCGGGCGAGATTTATATCTTCAAGAACAATACCGACTCGCTCGGCAACACCTACGGCTGCCACGAAAATTTTCTCATGCGCCGCGACGTCGATTTCTGGAAGGTCACGGAACAGCTGATTCCGTTTTTCGTGACCAGGCAAATTTACACCGGCGCGGGAAAAGTGCTGAAAGTTTCCGGCAAGCCGCAGTTTTTCATCTCGCAACGCGCCCAGCACATTCACGAAAAGACTTCCTCGTCGACGACCTCCTCGCGCAGCATCATCAATACCAGGGATGAACCGCACGCCGATGCCGAACGGTACCGCCGCCTGCACATCATCGTCGGCGATTCCAACATGTCCGAATATGCCACCTATCTGAAGGTGGGGACCGCCGCGCTGGTCCTCTCCATGATCGAAGAGGGCTTCACCGTGCACGGCATGGAGCTGGAAGATCCGGTCAAGGCGATCCGTGAAATCTCCCGCGACGCCACGCTCAAACGCAAAATCAAACTGGACGACGGCCGGCAGATGACCGCGATCGAAATTCAGCGCGTCTACCTGGACCGGGCGCAAGACTATCTGGCGCAGCAGGACCACGATCCGATCCACGACGATGTGTTCGAACGATGGGCCTCGATGCTCGATCGATTGGAAGACGATCCGATGCAGTTGGTCCGGGAAGTCGACTGGATCACCAAGAAACACCTCATTCAGTCGTACGCGGACAAGAAGGGATGCGGCTGGGACGATCCGCGGGTCTTCCTGCTCGATCTCCAGTTCCACGACGTGAAGCGGACGCGCGGGTTGTATTATCTCATGGAGTCGCGCGGGCTCATCGAGCGGATCGTCGGGGAAGAATCGGTCCAACGGGCCATGTCGACGCCGCCGCAGACCACGAGGGCCAAGGTGCGCGGCGATTTCATCCGCTTCGCCCGGGCGAAGAATCGCTCGTATACGGTGGACTGGACCTATCTCAAACTGAACGGCTATTGGGAGGAAACGATCCTCTGTATGGATCCCTTCAGCGCCGTGAATCGGCGGGTGGATGAGCTCGTGTCCCAGGTCTCGGGATTACGGTTCTACCGATGA
- a CDS encoding DUF4258 domain-containing protein — translation MSQFRLVFRVHAIQRMFQRRISKEEVKQVIATGETIETYATDKPFPSRLILGWSGSRPIHVVAADDAHAQETIIVTVYQPDAVEWETGFKRRKPR, via the coding sequence ATGAGTCAATTTCGCCTGGTCTTTCGGGTCCATGCGATTCAGCGGATGTTTCAACGCAGGATCAGCAAGGAAGAAGTGAAACAGGTGATTGCAACTGGGGAAACCATTGAAACCTACGCGACGGATAAGCCCTTTCCCAGTCGACTCATACTGGGATGGAGTGGATCTCGACCCATACATGTCGTGGCGGCTGACGATGCTCATGCCCAAGAAACAATCATCGTCACGGTGTATCAGCCAGATGCTGTAGAGTGGGAAACCGGATTCAAGAGGAGGAAGCCTCGATGA
- a CDS encoding YncE family protein, translating into MSVTGGSSMKLLRLCSFAVGLCLACTSLASAEILALLNFESKPDQKVRREGIAIMDIDPASSDFGKILMEIPLPSDLVAHHIFFNRDKSKAYITALGKPLLHVVNLTQFPYRLRAIPVPDCQLGEDIVVSEDNKTWFLTCMGSSNVIMGDAVKDQPIKTISAAQPSEAFILYPHGIAIHNGIDRILVTSTVKPDMSEAGETVTMLEASTGKVLSTYKVSSKPSPAKAAPVEVMFSPNANPPVVHVTNMLEGTLWVGVWDPKTKAFSFNQIDDFGPREQGMPLEMMYNKKGDRLFVTTAKPGFVNLYDNTDPRQPKFLKAVSTAGGAHHTVLSPDERYLFVQNSFLNLEGMSDGSITVIDLQEDKVLGSIDTLKAAGFNPNCIMPLPNHFQKNGLRASAQ; encoded by the coding sequence ATGTCTGTCACTGGAGGTTCTTCGATGAAACTGCTCCGACTCTGCTCGTTCGCCGTCGGGCTGTGTCTTGCGTGTACGTCTCTGGCCTCGGCGGAGATTCTGGCCCTGTTGAACTTTGAGAGTAAGCCTGATCAGAAGGTGAGGCGGGAAGGGATCGCGATCATGGACATTGATCCCGCGTCGTCAGACTTCGGGAAGATCCTGATGGAGATCCCGCTTCCGTCCGACCTCGTCGCCCACCACATTTTTTTCAACCGCGATAAGAGCAAAGCCTACATCACGGCCTTGGGGAAACCCCTCCTCCACGTCGTCAATCTCACCCAGTTTCCCTACCGGCTGCGCGCCATCCCCGTGCCGGACTGTCAGCTCGGCGAAGACATCGTGGTGTCGGAAGACAACAAGACATGGTTTCTGACCTGCATGGGCTCGAGCAACGTGATTATGGGAGACGCCGTGAAGGACCAGCCGATCAAAACGATCAGCGCGGCCCAGCCGTCGGAGGCCTTTATCCTCTATCCGCACGGCATTGCCATTCACAACGGCATTGATCGCATTCTGGTCACGAGCACTGTCAAACCGGACATGTCGGAGGCGGGTGAGACGGTTACTATGTTGGAAGCGAGTACCGGGAAAGTCCTGTCCACCTATAAGGTCTCATCGAAGCCGTCTCCCGCCAAGGCGGCTCCCGTCGAGGTCATGTTCTCGCCGAACGCGAATCCGCCGGTCGTACACGTCACCAACATGTTGGAAGGGACGCTATGGGTGGGGGTCTGGGATCCTAAGACCAAGGCCTTCTCGTTCAATCAGATTGATGACTTCGGTCCACGTGAACAAGGGATGCCGTTGGAAATGATGTACAACAAGAAGGGAGACCGTCTGTTCGTCACCACGGCCAAGCCGGGGTTCGTCAATCTGTACGACAATACCGATCCGCGGCAGCCGAAGTTTCTCAAAGCTGTCTCAACGGCGGGGGGCGCCCATCATACGGTCCTGTCGCCTGACGAACGGTACCTGTTCGTCCAAAACAGCTTTCTCAATTTGGAAGGGATGAGCGACGGGTCCATCACGGTGATCGATCTGCAGGAGGACAAAGTCCTGGGCAGCATCGATACTCTGAAGGCGGCGGGGTTCAACCCGAACTGCATCATGCCGCTGCCGAATCATTTTCAGAAGAACGGGCTGCGGGCCAGCGCCCAATAG
- a CDS encoding BrnA antitoxin family protein, producing MPDSEIDFSDIPELTEAELKRMRRVGRPSTGMAKQLIAIRLSPRLLAQLRKMAAKQKKPYQTLIHELLEKAASHAA from the coding sequence ATGCCGGATTCAGAGATTGATTTCTCCGATATTCCCGAACTGACCGAGGCAGAGCTCAAACGCATGCGTCGGGTCGGCAGACCGTCCACCGGCATGGCCAAGCAACTGATTGCGATCCGGCTCTCACCGCGTCTGCTTGCTCAGCTACGGAAGATGGCAGCGAAGCAGAAGAAACCGTATCAGACGCTCATCCATGAGCTCTTGGAGAAAGCCGCCTCACACGCCGCGTGA
- the bamE gene encoding outer membrane protein assembly factor BamE — MRLIIALLLMGFAAPGCSIYKAATAPPSVPVDQVKVGSTRPQVMSVFGTPKTSDVAKANERTEVYEFIDGNHGASKLRIVPYVAADLFTIGLAELVLWPLELTALQGSEGRAVVTYDQEDRARTVLITKRDGTPW, encoded by the coding sequence ATGAGACTGATCATTGCGCTCCTACTGATGGGATTCGCAGCACCAGGTTGTTCGATCTATAAAGCCGCGACGGCGCCACCGTCCGTTCCGGTCGACCAAGTGAAGGTCGGTAGTACCCGTCCTCAGGTGATGTCGGTGTTTGGGACGCCAAAGACCAGTGACGTGGCGAAGGCGAATGAGCGGACCGAGGTGTACGAGTTTATCGACGGGAATCACGGCGCATCAAAGTTACGCATCGTTCCTTATGTCGCTGCGGATCTGTTCACGATCGGACTTGCTGAGTTGGTCCTGTGGCCTTTGGAATTGACTGCGCTGCAAGGATCAGAAGGACGAGCCGTCGTCACGTACGACCAGGAGGATAGGGCTCGGACGGTCCTGATTACAAAACGAGATGGGACGCCGTGGTAA
- the prcA gene encoding proteasome subunit alpha, which yields MPLPYYVSPEQMMQDKAEYAKKGIAKGRSIIAMEYADGILLAADNPSASLHKISEVYDNIAFAGAGKYSEFENLRKAGIRHADLKGFMYSREDVTARSLANGYSQSLGTIFSQELKPLEVEILVVQVGHNGHTNEIYRISFDGSIIDEKSFAVIGGKSDAVQTALKDKAAAQPPNLKAVLSLCVSALEQTSNQKLPVEGLEVAALDRTRDGRKFRRFSPAEIKQLLSA from the coding sequence ATGCCGCTGCCCTACTACGTCTCACCCGAGCAGATGATGCAGGACAAGGCGGAGTATGCCAAGAAAGGCATCGCCAAGGGCCGGTCGATCATCGCCATGGAATATGCCGACGGGATTCTCTTGGCGGCGGATAACCCCAGCGCGTCGCTCCACAAAATTTCCGAGGTCTACGACAACATCGCCTTCGCGGGAGCGGGGAAGTACAGCGAGTTCGAAAACCTGCGCAAGGCGGGCATCCGTCACGCCGATCTCAAGGGGTTCATGTACAGCCGCGAAGACGTCACGGCACGGTCTCTGGCGAACGGCTATTCCCAGAGCCTCGGCACGATCTTCAGTCAGGAACTCAAGCCGCTCGAAGTCGAAATTCTCGTCGTGCAGGTCGGACATAACGGCCATACCAACGAAATCTACCGGATTTCCTTCGACGGGAGCATCATCGACGAAAAGAGTTTTGCGGTGATCGGTGGGAAATCCGATGCCGTCCAGACGGCGCTGAAGGACAAAGCGGCGGCCCAGCCGCCGAACCTCAAAGCCGTGCTGAGCCTCTGTGTCTCGGCGCTGGAACAGACCTCCAATCAGAAATTGCCGGTCGAGGGGCTGGAAGTCGCCGCGCTCGATCGGACCCGTGACGGCCGAAAATTCCGTCGGTTCTCTCCTGCCGAGATCAAGCAACTCCTCTCCGCGTAG
- a CDS encoding M23 family metallopeptidase, whose amino-acid sequence MIIPAIKKARLRISQLDRTVVTAVVLLASVFPVELFPNTPTQPKGIDGQYSGKQGQVIVVKIPADEQATEVRGTFLTRAIPFFPDPRSAGAPGYVGLLGIDMQDEPGTHELAIDVQSGEQVRKLSFNVLVVKEKFHVEHLTLPKDKVDLDEKSRARWKAEQEQVKLALAENSRLRLWRSDFIEPVNGKRTGIFGSVRIMNGQARSPHNGEDIGAPIGTDVAATNDGIVRITVDHLLSGRGVYVDHGLGFYSMYFHLSEVLVKDGDLVRAGQIIGKVGVTGRATGPHLHWGVKLNGARVNPYALLDLPFKNGSSPATTVAAPETAAPVPAVPVKD is encoded by the coding sequence ATGATTATTCCGGCGATCAAAAAAGCCCGACTGCGCATCTCGCAACTCGACCGCACGGTCGTGACGGCGGTCGTGCTGCTGGCCAGCGTGTTTCCCGTCGAGCTGTTTCCGAATACGCCGACGCAGCCGAAAGGCATCGACGGGCAGTACAGTGGCAAGCAGGGCCAGGTAATTGTAGTCAAGATCCCTGCTGATGAACAGGCCACGGAGGTCCGGGGAACGTTCCTCACGCGGGCGATTCCGTTTTTCCCCGATCCCCGGTCGGCAGGGGCGCCGGGCTATGTAGGTCTACTCGGGATCGACATGCAGGATGAGCCGGGAACCCATGAATTGGCGATCGACGTTCAATCGGGCGAGCAGGTTCGCAAGCTGAGCTTCAACGTACTGGTGGTCAAAGAAAAATTTCACGTCGAGCATCTCACGCTGCCCAAGGACAAGGTCGACCTCGATGAAAAAAGCCGGGCGCGGTGGAAGGCCGAGCAGGAACAGGTGAAGCTAGCCCTGGCGGAAAATTCACGTCTCCGGTTGTGGCGGAGCGACTTCATCGAGCCGGTCAACGGCAAACGCACCGGCATCTTCGGCAGTGTCCGGATCATGAACGGCCAAGCCAGGAGCCCCCATAACGGCGAAGACATCGGCGCGCCGATCGGCACCGACGTGGCGGCCACCAACGACGGGATTGTGCGGATCACCGTCGATCACCTCTTGTCCGGCCGGGGAGTCTATGTCGACCATGGCCTCGGCTTCTACTCGATGTATTTCCATTTGTCGGAAGTTCTCGTCAAAGACGGCGATTTAGTGAGGGCGGGCCAGATCATCGGCAAGGTCGGTGTGACCGGCCGTGCCACCGGGCCGCATCTCCATTGGGGCGTCAAATTGAACGGTGCTCGTGTGAACCCCTATGCGTTGCTCGATCTCCCGTTCAAGAACGGCTCTTCCCCCGCCACGACGGTCGCTGCTCCGGAAACAGCCGCTCCCGTGCCGGCCGTTCCAGTGAAAGATTAG
- a CDS encoding BrnT family toxin: MNTFAWDIAKAIANFEKHGVPFEEAATVFGDPDGMDGVDAAHSTHEHRRQRIGQSVTGRILFVVYTVRRIAHEKKTTLRIISARQASRREREAYAGFRD, encoded by the coding sequence ATGAATACGTTTGCCTGGGATATCGCCAAAGCGATAGCCAACTTTGAAAAACACGGTGTTCCGTTTGAGGAAGCAGCCACCGTCTTCGGTGATCCCGACGGAATGGACGGGGTAGATGCGGCGCACTCGACACATGAGCATAGGCGCCAACGCATCGGGCAATCGGTGACAGGCCGTATTCTGTTTGTCGTGTATACCGTGCGGAGGATCGCCCATGAGAAGAAAACGACGCTTCGCATCATCAGCGCCAGGCAGGCGAGCCGGCGCGAGCGTGAAGCATATGCCGGATTCAGAGATTGA
- a CDS encoding dicarboxylate/amino acid:cation symporter, which produces MTSTDHLQAEQTPAEDQVPNRRPRLPLYTQVLIAVACGTAFGAAFGQEPYWGGLRNEDLGQLGLFVVTLLKTLAIPLIFFAIVDGFMRTNIPLGQGTRLLAICLINVSVAMTIGLVIMNTWKPGLAWSDHMDELLNVMPGSTASSAASSKGFASDQLKPFESLVAYIPQSMLRPFATNNVIGVVILALVTGALLRRVRTARESSGRGAGRLAEGIEHVYRLLMQALGWIVRAIPFAVFGVLAYVVGRAGIGAFSVLWIFLAATLLGLGLHALVYYPAVAWLVGKKPPKEFFGQSADAIMTAVSCNSSLATVPVTLRCLERMKVSPESARLSACVGTNLNNDGITLYEAMAALFLTQALGFHLPMANQLLIVMASIVAGVGVAGIPEAGLIVLPLVLSAAGLPNHIIAAAIPLILTVDWIIARARSGVNVLSDILVAILLDIGRDKQTAAEPIPLLSGSSEPNTTMSR; this is translated from the coding sequence GTGACCAGCACCGACCACTTGCAAGCGGAACAAACTCCAGCAGAGGACCAGGTACCGAACCGCCGTCCGCGGTTGCCGCTCTACACGCAAGTCCTCATCGCCGTGGCCTGTGGAACGGCATTCGGAGCCGCGTTCGGCCAGGAACCCTACTGGGGCGGACTGCGCAACGAAGACCTCGGCCAGCTCGGCCTGTTCGTCGTCACGCTGCTCAAGACGCTGGCGATTCCGCTCATCTTCTTCGCGATCGTCGATGGGTTCATGCGCACCAACATCCCGCTGGGCCAGGGCACCAGGCTGCTTGCCATCTGCCTCATCAACGTCTCGGTTGCCATGACGATCGGCCTCGTGATCATGAACACCTGGAAGCCGGGTCTGGCCTGGTCCGACCACATGGATGAGCTGCTGAATGTCATGCCCGGCTCAACAGCATCGTCGGCCGCCTCGTCCAAAGGGTTCGCGTCGGATCAGCTGAAACCGTTTGAAAGCCTTGTCGCCTATATTCCGCAGAGCATGCTGCGCCCCTTCGCGACGAATAACGTGATCGGGGTCGTGATACTCGCGCTCGTCACGGGCGCCCTCCTTCGCCGAGTGCGGACCGCGAGGGAATCGAGCGGGAGGGGGGCAGGCAGACTCGCGGAGGGAATCGAGCACGTCTATCGCCTGCTCATGCAGGCGCTCGGCTGGATCGTCCGTGCCATCCCCTTCGCCGTCTTCGGCGTCCTGGCCTATGTCGTCGGGAGGGCCGGGATCGGCGCGTTCTCCGTCCTCTGGATTTTTCTCGCCGCGACGCTGCTCGGCCTCGGGCTGCATGCGCTGGTCTACTATCCCGCCGTCGCCTGGCTCGTCGGCAAGAAGCCGCCCAAGGAATTCTTCGGCCAAAGCGCCGATGCAATCATGACCGCCGTGTCGTGCAACAGCAGTCTGGCCACCGTCCCGGTCACGCTCCGGTGCCTCGAACGGATGAAGGTCTCACCCGAATCCGCACGCCTCTCCGCCTGCGTCGGCACCAACCTCAATAACGACGGCATCACCCTCTATGAAGCGATGGCCGCGCTCTTTCTCACGCAGGCGCTGGGGTTCCATCTGCCGATGGCCAATCAGCTCCTGATCGTCATGGCATCGATCGTCGCTGGCGTCGGGGTGGCGGGAATTCCGGAAGCGGGCCTGATCGTCTTGCCGCTCGTCCTCTCTGCGGCCGGGTTGCCGAATCACATCATTGCCGCCGCGATTCCATTGATCCTCACGGTCGATTGGATCATTGCCAGAGCCCGCTCAGGCGTGAATGTCCTGAGCGATATACTCGTTGCCATCCTCCTCGACATCGGGCGTGACAAGCAGACTGCCGCCGAACCCATCCCGTTGTTGTCCGGATCCTCGGAGCCCAACACCACGATGTCCCGCTGA
- a CDS encoding type II toxin-antitoxin system MqsA family antitoxin produces the protein MMCVICKTGETQPGTATVTLERDGATVVIKGVPARVCKNCGEEYVEESVTSHLLKTAEEAVRAGVQVDVRTYAAA, from the coding sequence ATGATGTGTGTGATTTGCAAGACTGGCGAGACACAGCCTGGTACAGCCACGGTGACGCTCGAGCGTGACGGGGCAACAGTCGTAATCAAAGGAGTCCCGGCGCGCGTGTGTAAGAATTGCGGGGAAGAATACGTTGAAGAAAGCGTCACCTCTCATCTGTTGAAGACGGCCGAAGAGGCGGTGCGTGCCGGGGTCCAAGTGGACGTCAGAACCTACGCAGCTGCCTAG
- a CDS encoding HepT-like ribonuclease domain-containing protein: MKRIERYAKRGRRVFEEDELVHTWMIHHIQIIGEAASKLTPPFRKTHHGIPWPQIIKMRHVLVHDYFGIDLAEVWAAVVRDLPTLKKQISNILKRPTKRPSKN; encoded by the coding sequence ATTAAACGGATCGAACGCTATGCGAAGCGTGGCCGGCGCGTCTTCGAGGAAGACGAACTGGTCCACACATGGATGATTCACCACATTCAGATCATTGGCGAAGCAGCCAGCAAGCTCACCCCTCCCTTCCGCAAAACGCATCACGGCATACCGTGGCCCCAGATTATCAAAATGCGCCATGTCTTGGTTCATGACTATTTCGGAATCGATCTGGCCGAAGTCTGGGCCGCTGTGGTACGGGACCTGCCCACCCTCAAGAAACAAATTAGTAACATCCTCAAGCGCCCGACCAAGCGCCCGTCAAAGAACTAA
- a CDS encoding nucleotidyltransferase family protein — protein sequence MSIRQLLRSKRRKILEIAARHGARKVRVFGSVARGKTRRGSDIDLLVEMDEGRSLLDHAALILDLERLLRRPVYVASERGLRPPVRKQVLKDAITL from the coding sequence ATGAGTATCCGGCAATTGCTCCGGTCTAAGAGAAGGAAAATTCTTGAGATTGCCGCGCGCCATGGGGCACGGAAAGTGCGTGTGTTTGGATCGGTGGCGCGGGGAAAGACTCGGCGAGGAAGCGACATCGACCTCCTGGTTGAGATGGATGAAGGCCGGAGCCTGCTCGATCATGCCGCACTCATTCTCGACTTGGAGCGTTTACTCAGGCGCCCGGTCTACGTGGCTTCGGAACGGGGGCTCCGTCCACCCGTCCGGAAACAAGTGTTGAAAGACGCGATCACCTTATGA
- a CDS encoding addiction module protein produces the protein MPKSVAELEREARRLPAQERALLAQHLIASIDPGEDIDAEAAWLEEAERRYQAYRQGKLTAKPVDQVFREAKSQLK, from the coding sequence ATGCCAAAATCAGTAGCAGAACTGGAGCGGGAAGCCCGGCGTTTGCCGGCACAAGAGCGTGCACTGCTGGCGCAACACTTGATTGCCAGCATCGATCCCGGAGAGGATATCGATGCGGAAGCAGCCTGGCTGGAAGAAGCTGAACGCCGCTACCAAGCCTACCGTCAGGGTAAACTAACTGCCAAGCCAGTCGATCAAGTCTTTCGTGAAGCAAAATCCCAACTCAAATGA
- a CDS encoding GAF domain-containing sensor histidine kinase, which translates to MKRPPFMHPLIPVCLAPVALLIGLLIHLLWPQRIWVDAPLHAAIEAVGGLAAILTGLVLLARKGEWEDERLQGVASGLLGMGILEEFHAVSSIGEGFVLLRSAASLLGGVAFSFVWHPRGLFGERTRELIPYLVTAVVVTFGTVVIAAPQHLPRFTVEDQFAPIALAVNGVAALLFLAGAAGFWLESRRTGRPEHQLLASLGILFGLAETMFLFSAPWHSEWWVWHFVRLAAYVLALTYVSRGYLRMVGETRRALAEAKRSGRRLASEYAVTRVLADPVSLKDFGHTVLQAILQAIGESLDWELGMFWGVDEPQQELRLVDLWHAPQMEAEAFVQDSRGRTFRRGEGLVGRTWAAGKPIWIPDVVADPTFRRVTMAEKVGLRGAFACPVQKGDETYGVMEFFFREVREPDQDDFHMVANLGMRLGLFIDRKRIEEELRRTEARLVEEQRLAEVARVAGDIGHDLKNLLMPIQSGAALLEGELRDCFTQLPEPAVNAMKPGYEVAQELIEMIRRSSHRIHDRVKEIADSVKGLTRPLQFAPCRVTDIVSGVYATLHILADERQVLLRTERLETLPVIQADESRLFNAIYNLVSNAIPEVPSGGSVTVQGRTDPSGKKIVLSIIDTGKGMSPEVRDSLFTYQAISRKVGGTGLGTKIVKDVVDAHGGTITVESKEGMGTSFHVTLSVDGPPARSRLA; encoded by the coding sequence ATGAAACGCCCGCCGTTCATGCACCCGCTCATTCCGGTCTGTCTCGCGCCTGTCGCGCTGCTGATTGGTCTGCTCATCCATCTTCTATGGCCTCAACGCATCTGGGTCGACGCGCCCCTGCATGCTGCCATCGAAGCGGTGGGCGGCTTGGCGGCGATCCTCACGGGGCTGGTGTTACTCGCGCGGAAAGGGGAGTGGGAAGACGAGCGGCTCCAGGGAGTGGCGAGCGGATTACTGGGCATGGGGATACTCGAAGAGTTCCACGCCGTGTCCTCGATCGGCGAGGGCTTCGTGCTCCTGCGCAGCGCAGCCAGCCTCCTCGGGGGCGTGGCCTTCTCGTTTGTGTGGCATCCGCGGGGACTGTTCGGTGAGCGGACCAGAGAACTGATTCCCTATCTCGTCACCGCCGTCGTGGTCACCTTCGGGACGGTCGTCATCGCCGCTCCCCAGCACCTGCCCCGGTTCACGGTGGAGGACCAATTCGCGCCGATCGCCCTCGCGGTGAACGGCGTCGCCGCCCTCTTGTTCCTCGCCGGTGCGGCGGGGTTTTGGCTCGAGTCCAGACGGACCGGCAGGCCGGAACATCAGCTCTTGGCATCGTTGGGGATCCTGTTCGGTTTGGCCGAAACGATGTTCCTCTTTTCGGCCCCGTGGCATAGCGAATGGTGGGTCTGGCATTTCGTGCGATTGGCCGCCTACGTGCTGGCGCTGACGTATGTGAGCCGCGGCTATCTGCGAATGGTCGGAGAAACCCGACGCGCGCTGGCGGAGGCCAAACGGTCTGGACGGCGTCTGGCCTCGGAGTACGCGGTGACGCGAGTCTTGGCCGATCCGGTGAGCCTCAAAGACTTCGGCCACACCGTGTTGCAAGCGATATTGCAAGCGATCGGGGAGAGCCTCGACTGGGAATTGGGTATGTTCTGGGGGGTGGACGAGCCGCAACAGGAACTCCGGCTTGTCGATCTGTGGCATGCGCCGCAGATGGAGGCGGAGGCGTTCGTGCAGGATAGCCGCGGCCGGACGTTCCGGCGCGGCGAGGGACTCGTCGGACGAACCTGGGCGGCCGGCAAGCCGATCTGGATTCCCGACGTGGTCGCGGACCCCACGTTCCGGCGGGTCACGATGGCCGAAAAGGTGGGCCTGCGCGGCGCATTCGCCTGTCCGGTTCAGAAAGGCGACGAGACCTACGGCGTCATGGAATTTTTCTTCCGTGAAGTCCGTGAGCCGGATCAAGACGACTTCCACATGGTGGCCAATCTCGGGATGAGGCTCGGTCTGTTCATTGACCGCAAGCGGATCGAAGAGGAACTCCGCCGAACCGAAGCCCGCCTGGTGGAGGAGCAGCGGTTGGCCGAAGTGGCGCGAGTGGCGGGCGATATCGGCCACGATCTCAAGAACTTGCTCATGCCGATCCAGAGCGGAGCCGCACTCCTGGAGGGAGAATTGCGGGACTGTTTCACACAGTTGCCGGAGCCAGCGGTGAACGCGATGAAGCCGGGGTACGAGGTGGCGCAGGAGCTCATCGAGATGATCAGACGATCGTCACACCGCATTCACGACCGGGTCAAAGAGATCGCCGATTCGGTGAAGGGCCTGACGCGGCCCCTGCAGTTTGCCCCCTGCCGCGTCACCGACATCGTGTCGGGCGTGTACGCGACGCTCCACATCCTGGCCGACGAACGCCAGGTCCTCCTTCGCACGGAGAGGCTCGAGACCCTGCCGGTGATTCAGGCCGATGAAAGCCGGCTCTTCAACGCCATCTACAACCTGGTGAGCAATGCGATCCCCGAAGTGCCGTCGGGTGGTTCGGTGACCGTGCAGGGCCGCACGGATCCATCAGGGAAAAAGATCGTGCTGTCGATCATCGACACCGGGAAGGGCATGTCGCCCGAGGTCCGGGACAGTCTCTTCACCTACCAGGCGATCAGCCGCAAAGTCGGCGGGACCGGACTCGGCACGAAGATCGTGAAAGACGTGGTGGACGCCCATGGAGGCACGATCACGGTCGAAAGCAAGGAAGGGATGGGCACGTCATTCCATGTCACGCTCTCGGTCGACGGTCCCCCCGCTCGCTCTCGCCTCGCCTAA